A part of Terriglobia bacterium genomic DNA contains:
- a CDS encoding YcaO-like family protein, translating to MATSLTPGLAKAYRAGTHRLVSPQETVERVRPFMASMGITRIADVTGLDCIGVPVVMVVRPNSRSIAVSQGKGLDLWAAKASGLMESVEGYHAEYLTTLPLKYDSYAELSRTHRLADVAEMAREDPCLFHHDRPLLWIQGFDLLAEEPVWLPYELVHTIYTVDKTLCPGNFAASSNGLASGNHLLEAISHAICEVVERDATTLFFLLSEEERDRRRIDPDTVDDPGCREVLDKYEQAGVTVGVWESTTDVGLPCFECGIVDRESKGLRDLYSAGGSGCHPAREVALLRALTEAAQSRAACISGSRDDLFRTMYDRAMSPEAIDGLRQRLATGTPSRDFRKVPTWEGDTLDGDVAWELKRLQGIGIEHVFVVDLTKPEFGLPVARVIIPGLEAKGVVPNCRYGRRALAHMEVKQ from the coding sequence ATGGCAACATCCTTAACTCCCGGTCTTGCCAAGGCATACCGCGCAGGCACGCACCGACTGGTCTCGCCGCAAGAGACTGTCGAGCGAGTTCGCCCGTTCATGGCGAGCATGGGGATCACTCGGATTGCCGACGTAACTGGGCTGGACTGCATCGGCGTTCCGGTGGTGATGGTGGTGCGGCCCAACTCGCGATCCATAGCCGTGTCGCAAGGCAAGGGGCTGGACTTGTGGGCAGCCAAAGCTTCGGGCCTGATGGAGTCGGTCGAGGGCTATCACGCCGAGTATTTGACCACTCTGCCTCTGAAGTACGACAGCTACGCTGAGCTGAGCCGGACCCACCGCTTAGCGGATGTGGCGGAGATGGCGCGCGAGGATCCCTGCCTCTTCCACCATGATCGTCCGCTGCTGTGGATACAAGGTTTCGACCTTCTCGCCGAGGAGCCGGTGTGGCTGCCCTACGAGCTGGTGCACACGATTTACACCGTGGACAAGACATTGTGTCCGGGAAATTTTGCGGCCTCATCCAACGGTTTAGCCTCCGGCAATCATTTGCTGGAGGCAATCAGCCACGCCATCTGCGAGGTCGTCGAGCGGGATGCCACAACTCTGTTCTTCCTGCTGTCCGAGGAGGAGCGCGACAGGCGGCGCATCGATCCGGACACAGTCGACGATCCAGGTTGCCGTGAGGTGCTCGACAAATACGAGCAAGCGGGGGTCACAGTTGGGGTGTGGGAATCGACCACCGACGTTGGGCTTCCCTGTTTCGAATGCGGCATTGTCGATCGGGAGAGCAAGGGCTTGCGTGACCTGTATTCCGCCGGTGGTTCGGGCTGTCATCCGGCACGCGAGGTCGCCCTGTTGCGCGCCCTGACCGAGGCCGCCCAGAGTCGTGCCGCCTGCATCTCCGGCTCGCGCGACGATTTGTTTCGTACGATGTATGACCGGGCGATGTCACCCGAGGCTATCGACGGCCTGCGGCAACGGCTCGCCACTGGCACCCCAAGTCGCGATTTCCGTAAGGTCCCGACCTGGGAGGGAGATACCCTCGATGGCGATGTAGCCTGGGAACTAAAGCGATTGCAGGGCATCGGCATTGAACACGTTTTCGTGGTGGATCTGACCAAGCCGGAATTTGGGTTGCCGGTGGCACGAGTCATCATTCCCGGTCTGGAAGCCAAAGGCGTGGTGCCAAACTGCCGTTATGGCCGGCGTGCCCTTGCCCATATGGAAGTGAAGCAATGA
- a CDS encoding RiPP maturation radical SAM C-methyltransferase, protein MLFVNMPFGSIRPAMGVSLLKALLQRVGFASEVLYLNLRYAERHGNEFFQTVAWLSPPEALIGDWIFSGCVFDGAGARQRDFLEMLGGRYRPWLHQREDVFFAELRRARDAAPAFLDGCMAAVDWAAYDIVGFTTNFTQNLPSLALAQRVKQRYPKLPIVFGGANCEGAMGLQLHRSFPAIDFVCSGEADISFPQLLERMRTGQDVHGVPGVISRKDGTSYFSSLHPERVKDLDTLPYPDYDDYFAEENRAPIAEGSGHVLMETSRGCWWGEKAHCTFCGLNGLSMQYRVKSWQRALDEIIALTTRYQTPKVEMVDNILDMQYFHDLFPELIKRGIALDIFYETKANLRKEQVALLREAGVRTIQPGIESFSTRVLSLIRKGTTALQNVELLKWCKQFGVKCNWNLMYGLPGEESSEYEEMVSLIAGLHHLEPPQGCGPVRVDRFSPFFVNPEQFGLCNVRCDRSYAYVYDLPESELANLAYYFEHDYADGRDPSTYTVGLQEAVAAWEANANRSGLIHRDDGNTLTIQDDRVGALQRTMRLGGVERALYLFLDRYHSWRALVEEAAELGRTEAEVETLLRRWMELRLVAKADGRYLALALPPQRSSEREDAERKRIELDESELCALGEKLHAWDGALTPRERAMLGLLLGSERVESGPESDSKATEG, encoded by the coding sequence GTGCTCTTCGTTAACATGCCGTTTGGCTCCATCCGCCCCGCCATGGGCGTCAGCCTGCTCAAAGCGCTTTTGCAGCGCGTGGGGTTCGCGAGTGAGGTGCTCTACCTCAACTTGCGCTATGCGGAACGCCATGGGAATGAGTTCTTCCAAACCGTGGCCTGGCTCAGCCCACCGGAAGCCCTGATCGGCGACTGGATATTCTCAGGGTGCGTCTTTGATGGAGCAGGGGCACGCCAGCGCGATTTTCTGGAGATGTTGGGTGGGCGTTATCGGCCGTGGCTCCACCAAAGAGAGGACGTGTTCTTCGCTGAGCTGCGCCGCGCGCGCGATGCCGCGCCGGCATTTCTAGACGGGTGCATGGCCGCCGTGGACTGGGCAGCGTACGACATTGTGGGATTCACCACCAATTTCACCCAGAATCTGCCCTCCCTGGCTCTGGCTCAGCGCGTCAAGCAACGCTACCCAAAGCTCCCGATTGTGTTCGGTGGGGCCAACTGCGAAGGTGCGATGGGACTGCAACTCCACCGCTCATTTCCCGCGATTGACTTCGTCTGCAGTGGCGAAGCCGACATCAGCTTTCCCCAGTTACTGGAGCGGATGCGCACTGGGCAAGACGTACACGGCGTTCCCGGCGTGATCTCACGCAAGGACGGCACCAGCTATTTTTCCAGCCTGCATCCGGAGCGTGTGAAGGACCTGGACACGCTTCCCTATCCCGACTATGACGACTACTTCGCGGAGGAGAACCGTGCTCCGATTGCGGAAGGCTCCGGGCACGTGCTGATGGAAACGTCGCGCGGATGCTGGTGGGGAGAGAAGGCGCACTGCACGTTTTGCGGCCTCAACGGGCTTTCCATGCAGTATCGGGTCAAGAGCTGGCAGCGGGCGCTGGATGAGATCATCGCGCTGACCACCCGTTATCAAACTCCCAAGGTGGAAATGGTCGACAACATTCTCGACATGCAGTATTTCCACGACTTGTTTCCCGAACTCATCAAGCGCGGAATTGCCCTCGATATCTTCTACGAGACCAAAGCGAACCTGCGGAAGGAGCAGGTGGCGTTACTCCGCGAGGCCGGGGTTAGGACCATTCAGCCCGGAATCGAGAGCTTCAGTACGCGCGTGCTGAGTCTGATCCGCAAAGGTACCACTGCGTTGCAGAACGTGGAGTTGCTGAAGTGGTGCAAGCAATTCGGAGTGAAATGCAATTGGAACTTAATGTATGGGCTTCCGGGGGAGGAATCCAGCGAGTACGAAGAAATGGTCTCGCTGATTGCTGGCCTGCACCACTTGGAGCCACCGCAGGGGTGCGGGCCTGTCCGGGTGGATCGGTTTAGCCCCTTTTTCGTCAATCCCGAGCAGTTTGGATTGTGCAACGTGCGCTGCGACCGGTCGTACGCTTACGTCTACGACCTGCCGGAGAGCGAGCTGGCGAACCTTGCTTATTACTTCGAGCATGATTACGCGGACGGCCGCGATCCCTCCACCTATACCGTCGGACTTCAAGAAGCGGTCGCCGCTTGGGAGGCGAATGCCAACCGCAGCGGTTTGATCCACAGGGACGATGGCAACACACTCACGATCCAGGATGATCGCGTCGGAGCGCTTCAGCGTACGATGCGACTGGGCGGAGTAGAACGGGCGCTCTACCTCTTCCTTGATCGGTACCACTCGTGGAGGGCGCTGGTGGAGGAGGCCGCCGAGTTGGGGCGGACGGAGGCGGAGGTGGAGACGTTGCTGCGCCGCTGGATGGAGTTGCGCCTGGTGGCGAAAGCCGATGGCCGTTACCTCGCCCTGGCGTTGCCGCCGCAGCGATCCAGCGAGCGCGAAGACGCGGAACGCAAGAGAATCGAGTTGGATGAAAGCGAACTCTGCGCACTGGGTGAGAAGCTGCACGCCTGGGACGGCGCGCTAACCCCTAGAGAACGAGCTATGCTAGGGCTTTTGCTCGGATCAGAGCGGGTCGAGTCCGGACCTGAGTCGGACAGCAAAGCGACAGAGGGATAG
- a CDS encoding MFS transporter: MTSTPAAAPSQPAVHPLKIGYFRTLWIVATVSLLGDQFFLVALPWLVLKLSGSSLALGTILMAEAVPRAALMLVGGAVTDRFLPRKVLIATGAIRIVLVAAIAALTGLGVIRLWHIYVLACAFGVADAFSSPASAALLPSLVRPEQYAAADSMLQGSAQLTTMIGPAPAGLAIKRWGLAPAFWIDAASFLGPVLALLWMPDQPLQPGAPAAAAQTVAPAIAAPPSVLRSIADGLRYVVQDPSLRLLFVVSTVLNVCVAGPLAVGLAAMANFRFGSAAAYGILLSCFEGGALAGMILAGALPRLWHRGWLLTALTFATAFDLFGLAMVYRLVAVGALLAVMGLSAGFVNIQIMSWIQSQVPPNMLGRLMSVLMFSAVGLTPISFVLAGAAAGAHLAAMYLVAGALVLLTGAAMVLTGASRAIT, from the coding sequence ATGACCTCTACGCCGGCTGCAGCTCCATCCCAGCCTGCAGTCCACCCGCTCAAGATCGGGTACTTCCGCACTCTGTGGATTGTCGCGACGGTCTCGCTGCTCGGCGACCAGTTTTTTCTGGTGGCCTTGCCCTGGCTGGTGCTGAAGCTGTCCGGATCGAGCCTGGCGCTGGGGACCATTCTCATGGCGGAAGCGGTTCCGCGGGCCGCGCTCATGCTGGTGGGTGGAGCAGTCACCGATCGGTTCCTGCCGCGGAAGGTGTTGATCGCGACCGGCGCGATAAGAATTGTGCTGGTGGCAGCCATCGCCGCACTCACTGGGCTGGGAGTGATTCGGCTGTGGCACATCTACGTGTTGGCGTGCGCCTTTGGGGTTGCCGATGCTTTTTCGTCTCCCGCCAGCGCGGCACTGCTGCCCTCCCTGGTGCGGCCGGAGCAGTATGCAGCCGCCGACTCCATGCTTCAGGGCAGTGCGCAACTGACCACGATGATCGGACCGGCCCCTGCTGGATTGGCCATCAAACGTTGGGGTCTGGCGCCGGCCTTCTGGATCGATGCGGCCAGCTTTCTGGGTCCAGTTTTGGCGTTGCTGTGGATGCCGGATCAGCCGCTCCAACCAGGCGCGCCTGCAGCGGCAGCCCAGACTGTCGCACCGGCGATTGCTGCCCCGCCTAGCGTGCTGCGGTCGATCGCCGACGGGTTGCGGTATGTCGTTCAAGATCCCTCCCTGCGACTGCTGTTTGTCGTCTCAACCGTCTTGAACGTGTGCGTTGCCGGGCCGCTCGCGGTGGGGCTGGCGGCTATGGCCAACTTCCGTTTCGGATCGGCGGCGGCTTACGGGATCCTGCTCTCCTGTTTCGAAGGTGGCGCGCTGGCCGGCATGATCCTGGCGGGTGCGCTACCGCGCCTGTGGCACCGTGGTTGGCTCTTGACCGCGCTGACCTTCGCCACCGCGTTCGACCTGTTCGGTTTGGCGATGGTTTATCGGCTGGTCGCAGTGGGCGCATTGCTGGCGGTGATGGGCCTGAGTGCAGGCTTTGTGAACATCCAGATCATGTCGTGGATACAGTCACAAGTGCCCCCGAATATGCTCGGCCGTTTGATGAGCGTCCTGATGTTCTCGGCGGTGGGCTTGACCCCCATCTCGTTCGTGCTGGCAGGAGCGGCGGCCGGGGCGCATCTGGCGGCGATGTACTTGGTGGCCGGGGCGCTTGTCCTGCTAACGGGGGCCGCGATGGTGCTCACCGGGGCCAGCAGAGCCATCACGTAA
- a CDS encoding GAF domain-containing protein: MSLGASANVIAAPVAQSQLLEMIVRTASRVIDARAASLCLLDESAKELVFEVVQGEKSEELRKIRVPMGHGIVGLVAATGQAMAISNVGSDPRHAADVARRVGYMPQSILAVPLLYADRVIGVLELLDKNGKESFGAADLETLGLFANQAAIAIQQSRAQTSITSMLMQLISAFGPVSPGRQRGIEKAAAAVARDVNDPAHRHAMELSGLIHEIVQYGNGETAACRALLESFASYLRSRLAGGPRRASADGALRRS, from the coding sequence ATGAGCTTGGGGGCATCCGCCAACGTCATTGCCGCACCGGTTGCGCAATCCCAACTGCTGGAGATGATCGTTCGCACCGCGAGCCGCGTGATCGATGCGCGCGCCGCTTCGCTTTGCCTGCTCGACGAAAGCGCAAAAGAGCTGGTATTCGAGGTGGTTCAGGGCGAGAAAAGCGAGGAGCTGCGCAAGATCAGGGTACCGATGGGCCATGGCATTGTTGGACTGGTCGCCGCCACCGGGCAGGCCATGGCGATATCGAATGTGGGGAGCGATCCACGTCACGCCGCCGACGTTGCTCGTCGCGTCGGCTACATGCCGCAGAGCATCCTTGCCGTGCCACTCCTTTATGCGGACCGCGTCATCGGTGTCCTCGAACTTCTGGACAAGAATGGAAAGGAATCTTTTGGCGCAGCCGACCTGGAGACCCTGGGCCTGTTCGCGAACCAGGCAGCCATCGCCATTCAGCAGTCACGCGCCCAGACTTCAATCACCTCCATGCTGATGCAATTGATTTCCGCCTTCGGCCCGGTCTCACCCGGGCGCCAGCGAGGGATCGAGAAGGCGGCAGCCGCGGTTGCGCGAGACGTAAACGATCCTGCGCACCGCCACGCCATGGAGTTGTCGGGGCTGATTCACGAGATCGTGCAATACGGAAACGGCGAAACCGCGGCCTGTCGCGCTTTGCTGGAAAGTTTCGCGAGCTACCTTCGGTCTCGCCTGGCCGGCGGGCCGCGGCGAGCCTCCGCCGACGGCGCCCTCCGCCGGTCCTGA
- a CDS encoding S8 family serine peptidase, with translation MEPAWSWGEDPSGTTPFVETAPFLESATPEEVFGGSTGRGVKVAIVDSGVDNAHPAVAGAVRGWVEPEFGEDGGLTIKTAPHEDAFGHGTACAGVVHRIAPEAELYSVRVLGAGLVGRAQSFAEGLRWAVENGMHVVNLSLGTTVRDYFHLLYELVDQAYYRGTVLVTAANNMRVLSAPSLYAPVISVACYQGASDDDVLNYWCNPSPPVEFGAPGINVRVGWLGGGYITATGNSFAAPHITGLVALLRSKHPHLTPFEVKTLLRASARNARRSVDGGTQDRRRAPSAEARRGPPARRDRR, from the coding sequence ATGGAGCCAGCATGGAGCTGGGGTGAGGATCCTTCCGGGACCACCCCTTTTGTCGAGACCGCGCCGTTCCTGGAATCGGCGACTCCGGAGGAGGTTTTCGGCGGAAGCACTGGGCGCGGAGTCAAGGTCGCCATTGTCGACAGCGGTGTCGACAATGCCCACCCGGCGGTGGCCGGCGCAGTCCGCGGTTGGGTGGAACCCGAATTCGGCGAAGACGGTGGGCTCACGATTAAAACCGCCCCACACGAGGATGCATTCGGGCACGGGACGGCATGCGCCGGGGTAGTGCATCGCATCGCGCCCGAGGCCGAGCTTTACAGCGTGCGAGTGCTGGGCGCCGGCCTGGTGGGGCGCGCGCAGAGCTTCGCCGAGGGGCTGCGGTGGGCGGTCGAGAACGGCATGCACGTAGTAAATCTTAGCCTGGGCACAACCGTCCGGGACTATTTCCACCTACTTTACGAGCTGGTCGACCAAGCCTATTACCGTGGCACGGTTCTGGTAACCGCTGCCAACAACATGCGGGTGCTCAGCGCTCCCTCACTGTATGCACCCGTCATTTCCGTGGCCTGCTATCAGGGCGCGAGCGACGACGACGTGCTCAATTATTGGTGTAATCCCTCTCCCCCGGTGGAGTTCGGAGCGCCCGGCATTAACGTCCGCGTGGGATGGTTGGGCGGCGGCTACATTACGGCCACGGGAAACAGCTTTGCCGCTCCCCACATTACCGGCCTGGTGGCTTTGCTGCGCAGCAAGCACCCGCACCTGACTCCATTCGAGGTAAAGACGCTGCTCCGCGCATCGGCTCGCAATGCACGCCGCAGTGTCGACGGCGGCACTCAGGACCGGCGGAGGGCGCCGTCGGCGGAGGCTCGCCGCGGCCCGCCGGCCAGGCGAGACCGAAGGTAG
- a CDS encoding TonB-dependent receptor: protein MLRLCAIVGLLLLAASASGQSSSLRLTVTDENGIGVPGAVIQLQGPAALRCETDHAGRCSFRAPAGSYRLAINKDGFYALSTDLRLPEVSHLDLNLAHVQEVKESVDVVASTPQIDPTQIANTQSLDSQEIIDIPYPTTRDIREALPLIPGVVRDFSGQAHVAGGATCETLDTLDGFNIGHPVTGTLDLRFSSDAVREIDVQGSRYSTEFGQSSAGVIGFATGMGDDRVRFSATNFIPSVQNKKGLNFDKWTPRATLSGPIVKGKAWFLLAPDGEYDNNIIKDLPSGADTNPLWRVSSLAKVQVNLTQANILSGSYLINHFHSDFDGLSFFTPKETTLLRDDGAYLATIKDQHYFSSGMLFEIGAAVNQYDDTARPMGTLPYVMTPGLARGNFFESTRGSSRRIEGISNLYLPLQHLGGRHEIRVGLVIDRLDDTQHIQRSPISILRADGTLYSHIVFTGPHTFSQDNIELGAYLQDRWSPTDRLLVQAGIRFDHDRFVGRTMVAPRLGVTYKLSNSGDTKLSAGIGIYHDATNLERVTQPLQGGRLQYIYDATGTTIVGPPLPTAFSLNRNTLAVPRFLNWSVGLERRLPAAILVNAQYMQRDGSHGFAYTNLSTVPLIGQYLLTNTRRDHYRAFQISARRSFSENHEVLIAYTRSRARSNEVVDFTLDNPVFSPQASGALPWDSPNKLVSWGFLPFPRTKKWDIAYSADWHTGFPFSVVNQKQEIVGSPNSRRFPDYFALNLFLERRFALRGLNLALRGGFEDLTGRRNPFTVNNNIDSPNFLQFEAATGRAFTARIRFLGRKR, encoded by the coding sequence GTGCTCCGACTCTGCGCCATTGTTGGCCTGCTCCTGCTGGCCGCCTCCGCCAGCGGGCAATCCTCCTCGTTGCGGCTCACCGTCACCGACGAAAACGGCATTGGCGTCCCCGGGGCTGTCATCCAACTGCAAGGCCCGGCGGCGCTGCGTTGCGAAACCGACCACGCCGGCCGCTGCTCCTTCCGCGCGCCTGCCGGGTCCTATCGCCTCGCCATCAATAAGGACGGCTTCTACGCCCTGAGCACGGACCTCCGCCTCCCCGAGGTCTCGCATCTCGATCTGAACCTGGCGCACGTGCAGGAGGTGAAGGAAAGCGTGGACGTGGTCGCCTCCACGCCGCAGATTGATCCCACCCAGATCGCCAACACGCAGTCGCTCGACTCGCAGGAGATCATTGATATCCCGTACCCCACCACGCGCGACATCCGCGAAGCCCTGCCGCTGATTCCCGGCGTCGTGCGTGACTTCTCCGGCCAGGCGCACGTCGCCGGCGGCGCCACCTGCGAAACTCTGGACACCCTCGACGGCTTCAACATCGGCCATCCGGTTACCGGCACGCTCGATCTGCGCTTCAGCTCTGACGCCGTCCGCGAGATTGACGTCCAGGGAAGCCGCTACTCCACCGAGTTCGGCCAGTCATCCGCCGGCGTGATCGGCTTCGCCACCGGCATGGGCGACGACCGGGTTCGCTTCTCTGCCACCAACTTCATCCCCTCGGTGCAGAACAAGAAGGGGCTCAATTTCGACAAGTGGACGCCGCGTGCCACTCTCTCCGGCCCCATCGTCAAAGGCAAAGCCTGGTTCCTGCTCGCCCCCGACGGCGAGTACGACAACAACATCATCAAGGACCTGCCCTCCGGCGCCGACACCAATCCTTTGTGGCGCGTCAGCAGTCTCGCGAAGGTGCAGGTGAACCTGACGCAGGCGAACATCCTCAGCGGCAGTTACCTGATAAATCATTTTCACTCCGACTTCGACGGCCTCTCGTTCTTCACCCCGAAGGAGACCACCCTCCTCCGCGACGACGGCGCCTACCTCGCTACCATCAAGGACCAGCACTATTTTTCCAGCGGCATGTTGTTTGAAATCGGCGCCGCCGTGAACCAGTACGACGACACCGCGCGCCCGATGGGCACGTTACCCTATGTCATGACTCCCGGGCTGGCCCGCGGCAATTTCTTCGAGAGCACGCGCGGCAGTTCTCGCCGCATCGAAGGCATTTCCAATTTGTATCTGCCGCTGCAGCACCTCGGCGGGCGTCACGAAATCCGCGTCGGCCTCGTTATCGACCGCCTTGACGACACCCAGCACATCCAACGCAGCCCCATTTCCATCCTGCGGGCCGACGGCACTCTCTACAGCCACATCGTGTTCACCGGCCCGCACACGTTTTCGCAGGACAACATCGAACTCGGCGCCTACCTGCAGGACCGCTGGTCGCCCACCGACCGTCTGCTTGTACAGGCCGGCATCCGATTCGACCACGACCGCTTCGTCGGCCGCACCATGGTCGCGCCGCGCCTTGGCGTCACCTACAAGCTCAGCAACAGCGGCGACACCAAGCTCAGCGCCGGCATCGGCATCTATCACGACGCCACCAACCTTGAACGCGTCACCCAGCCGCTTCAGGGCGGGCGCTTGCAGTACATCTACGACGCAACCGGAACCACCATCGTCGGGCCACCGCTCCCCACAGCGTTTTCGCTGAATCGCAACACGCTCGCCGTTCCGCGTTTTCTGAACTGGAGCGTCGGGCTTGAGCGCCGCCTGCCCGCCGCCATCCTGGTCAACGCGCAATACATGCAGCGCGACGGCTCGCACGGCTTCGCGTACACCAACCTGTCCACCGTCCCGCTCATCGGCCAGTACCTTCTCACCAACACCCGCCGCGACCACTACCGCGCCTTCCAGATCTCGGCCCGCCGCTCCTTCAGTGAAAACCACGAAGTCCTGATCGCCTACACGCGCTCACGCGCCCGCTCCAACGAAGTCGTGGATTTCACCCTCGATAATCCTGTCTTCAGCCCCCAAGCTTCCGGCGCCCTTCCCTGGGATTCGCCCAACAAGCTCGTCTCCTGGGGATTCCTACCGTTCCCCCGCACGAAAAAGTGGGACATCGCATACTCCGCCGACTGGCACACCGGCTTCCCCTTCAGCGTCGTCAATCAGAAGCAGGAGATCGTCGGCTCGCCCAACTCGCGCCGCTTTCCCGACTACTTCGCGCTCAACCTCTTCCTCGAGCGCCGCTTCGCCCTGCGCGGCCTCAACCTCGCCCTGCGCGGCGGTTTCGAGGACCTCACCGGCCGGCGCAATCCCTTCACGGTGAACAACAACATTGATTCGCCCAACTTTCTTCAGTTCGAAGCCGCCACCGGCCGCGCTTTCACCGCCCGCATCCGCTTCCTGGGAAGGAAGAGATAA
- a CDS encoding DNA recombination/repair protein RecA: MNAAPVSVSLEEEASRCTLQLSRSGTARAVELPPVMTASRLVDRPATATVLTGIEPLDVLTGGLPRGALTEICGLASSGRTSVLLALMAAMTAHGEVCALVDTCDSFDPKSAEAAGVELPKLLWVRCSKNRSMADGRWSMAKTGNSAAMGHRPSTMDCLEQALKATDLLLQGGGLGLVVVDLGDVPAQAARRVPLTSWFRFRRAVENTPTMLLVIEQEPYAKTCASVVLQLSAVRSQLSARLQTSGFRLQEKPEPAHGRVLSGLEMTAEVLRSAAQGKKPVRSAGARFASRTQWAG, encoded by the coding sequence ATGAACGCCGCACCGGTCTCCGTCTCCTTGGAAGAAGAGGCTTCCCGTTGCACGTTGCAACTCTCACGCAGCGGAACTGCACGCGCGGTGGAACTTCCGCCGGTCATGACCGCTTCACGGCTGGTAGACAGGCCGGCGACGGCAACCGTGCTCACCGGCATCGAGCCACTCGATGTCCTTACCGGAGGCCTGCCGCGCGGCGCATTAACCGAGATCTGCGGACTGGCGTCGTCGGGGCGAACCAGCGTGTTGCTCGCACTGATGGCGGCCATGACCGCGCACGGCGAGGTCTGCGCCCTGGTGGACACCTGCGACAGCTTCGATCCCAAGTCGGCGGAAGCGGCGGGCGTGGAACTGCCGAAGTTGCTGTGGGTGCGGTGTTCGAAGAACAGGTCGATGGCCGATGGTCGATGGTCGATGGCAAAGACGGGGAACTCCGCGGCCATGGGTCATCGACCATCGACCATGGACTGCCTGGAGCAGGCGCTGAAAGCGACCGACCTGTTGTTGCAGGGCGGCGGCCTCGGCCTGGTGGTGGTGGACTTGGGAGACGTGCCGGCGCAGGCGGCGCGGCGGGTGCCGCTGACCTCCTGGTTCCGCTTCCGCCGCGCCGTCGAGAACACCCCGACCATGCTGCTGGTCATCGAGCAGGAGCCGTACGCGAAAACCTGCGCCTCGGTGGTTTTGCAGCTATCGGCTGTCCGCTCTCAGCTATCAGCCAGGCTTCAGACTTCGGGTTTCAGGCTTCAGGAAAAGCCGGAACCGGCGCACGGGCGAGTTTTGTCGGGGTTGGAGATGACAGCTGAAGTGTTGAGATCGGCGGCGCAAGGGAAGAAGCCGGTGCGGTCGGCGGGCGCGAGATTTGCCAGCCGCACGCAGTGGGCAGGGTGA